The genomic interval CCTCGTCATCCTGCTGCTCGGCACCAACGACATGAAACCGGTTGTCGCAGGTTCGGCCTTTGCCGCCTGCCAGGGCATCAGCCGGCTCGTACGGCTGATCCGCAATCATGCCTGGCCCTTCGAATTCGACGGGCCGGAGATCCTGATCGTGGCGCCGCCGGCGATCTGCGCGACGGGCAACGTCCCCTTCGCCGCATCCTTTCCTGGCGGCATAGAGGAATCGGCAAAGCTCGCAACGCTTTATCGCGATCTTGCCGATGAACTCGGCTGTGGCTTCTTCGACGGCAATTCCGTCGCCAAGACCACGCCGATCGACGGCATTCACCTTGATGCCGACAACACGCGTTCGCTCGGACGCGGGCTGGAATCGATCGTGCGGATGATGTTGGGAATCTGAGAATGACCGCCTTCATAGCCCTGCGGCAGGCCTCACGGCGGGATGCCTCGGAGCTGGCGATTCTGGCGGACATTGCCTCGCATGGCTTTGCCTCCTGGCTCTGGTTCGCTGACGTGGCGAACGGCGTGAGCGACACGCCGCTGGAGCGGGGCAGGCTGAAGATGAGCGAGGAGGGAGCAGTCGGCGGCTGGCGGGATGCTGTCGTCGCCGAAGCCTATGGCGAGGTCGCAGGTGTCGCGATCGGCCATGCGCTGGACGAAGGCATCGGCGATATCGAGGCGAGCATTCCGGCGACCGAACCGATGCTCGCCCTGCAGAAAACGGTTGTAGGAAGCTGGTTCATCGGCAGTCTCGGCGTCTACAGCCACCTGCGCGGCATCGGCATCGGGGGCAGACTGCTGGAGGATCAGATCGAAAGGGCCGATCGCCGGCCCGTCAGTCTCATTACCGCAAGTGATAACGAAGCGGCTTTGTCGCTTTATGGAAGAAACGGATTCGTGGAGGCTGCGCGCGCCGATGCCGTGCCGCTCTTCGACAACAGCAAAAGACACGCGTGGGTGCTCATGACCCGCGGGGCAGCGTAACAAAGGCAGGAAACACATGGCTGAATCCTACGACGTCATCATCATCGGCTCCGGCCCCGGCGGCTATGTCGCCGCCATCCGCGCCAGTCAGCTCGGGCTCAAGACGGCAATCGTCGAGCGCGAACATATGGGCGGCATCTGCCTGAACTGGGGCTGCATCCCCACCAAGGCGCTGCTGCGCTCTGCCGAGGTGCTCGACCACGCCAATCACTTCAAGGATTACGGCCTGGTTCTTGACGGCACCGTCAAGCCGGATGCCAAGGCCGTCGTCGGCCGCTCGCGCGCCGTTTCCGCCCGCCTCAACGCCGGCGTCGGCTTCCTGATGAAGAAGAACAAGATCGACATCATCTGGGGCGAAGCAACGTTCACCAAGCCCGGTGAGATCGTCGTCGGCAAATCGTCGAAGCCCGTCGTCGAGCCGCAGCACCCGCTGCCGAAAAACGTCAAGAGTGAGGGCACCTATACTGCCAAGCACATCATCATCGCCACCGGCGCCCGTCCGCGTGCGCTGCCCGGCATCGAGCCTGATGGCAAGCTGATCTGGACCTATTTCGAGGCGCTGAAGCCGGATGCACTGCCGAAGTCGCTGATCGTCATGGGCTCGGGCGCAATCGGCATCGAATTCGCAAGCTTCTACCGCTCGATGGGCGTCGACGTCACCGTCGTCGAAGTCATGCCGACCATCATGCCGGTCGAGGATGCCGAAATCACCGCTATCGCCCGCAAGCAGCTGGAAAAGCGCGGCCTCAAGATCTTTACCAGCGCCAAGGTCACGAAGGTCGAGAAGGGCGCCGGCAGCATCACCGCGCATGTCGAGACTTCTGATGGCAAGGTGCAGCAGATTACCGCCGACCGGATGATTTCGGCCGTCGGCGTTCAGGGCAACATCGAGAACCTCGGTCTCGAAGCGCTCGGCGTCAAGACCGACCGCGGCTGCGTCGTCGCCGACGGTTACGGTAAGACCAATGTCGCCGGCGTCTATGCGATCGGCGATGTCGCCGGCCCGCCGATGCTCGCCCACAAGGCCGAGCACGAAGGTGTGGTCTGCGTCGAAAAGATCGCCGGGCTGCCGAACGTTCATCCCACCGACAAGGGCAAGGTTCCCGGCTGCACCTATTGTAATCCGCAGGTCGCTTCCGTCGGTCTCACCGAAGCCAAGGCCAAGGAGTTGGGCCGCGACATCCGCGTCGGCCGCTTCTCTTTCGCGGCGAACGGCAAGGCGATCGCGCTCGGCGAAGATCAGGGCATGGTGAAGGTGATCTTCGACAAGAAGACCGGCGAGCTGCTCGGCGCCCACATGGTCGGCGCCGAAGTCACCGAGCTCATCCAGGGCTTCGTCGTCGCGATGAACCTCGAAACAACGGAGGAAGAGCTGATGCACACGATCTTCCCGCATCCGACCGTCTCGGAAACGATGAAGGAAGCGGTGCTCGATGCCTATGGCCGGGTGCTGAACGCTTGATAATTTCCGGGGCTGCCCATTTTGCCCAGAGTGGATAGCCACTCCGGCTGGGGGTGGAAAAAACGAAAGGAAATCATCATGTCTATGGAGACGCAGGCGTTGCTGGTATTTTTGCTGATCGGGCTGGTTGCAGGTTTCCTCGCAAGTCTCGTCGTCGGCGGCGGCGGCCTGATCCGATGCCTGCTGAGCGGCATCATCGGCGCCTTCGTCGGCGGCTATCTGTTCAGCGCGCTCGGCATCTCTCTGGGCATTGAAAACGCGCTGGTCGTGCAAATCATCCACGCCACGGTCGGCGCCATCATCGTGGTGCTGGTGGCCAGAGCGGTGGCATAGGGTAAACGGGTCGAACCCAAAGGCAGGGCTGAAATGGAAAGTGTCGGCTGGATTTCGGCAATCATCATCGGCGGGTTGGCGGGCTGGCTCGCCGGCAAGCTGATGGAGGCGCGATACGGGATTTTCCTGAACATCGTGCTCGGCATCGTCGGCTCGGTCGTCGCCACCGCGATCCTCGCCCAGTTCCACGTCCAGCTTGCCGGCGGACGGCTCGGTTATTTCGTGACGGGTTTCCTCGGCGCCTGCCTGCTGATATTCCTTGCGCGACTGGTGCGGCGCTAGGGTCGCGACGCGCTTGAGAGACTGTGCCGCATGGAGCGGCGGAAAGCTGATACTGCAATGGTGACCATTCTCGACACGATCAATCCCGACGCCAAGCGCGTGCGCCATCCCGAGAAGGCGCATCGCCCGGATACGGAAGTCATGCGCAAGCCCGACTGGATCCGCGTCAAGGCGCCGACCTCCAAGGGTTATGCCGAGACGCGCGCGATCGTGAAGGAGCACAAGCTCGTCACCGTCTGCGAGGAAGCCGGCTGCCCTAATATCGGCGAGTGCTGGGACAAGAAGCACGCCACTTTCATGATCATGGGCGAGATCTGCACCCGCGCCTGTGCCTTCTGCAACGTCGCCACCGGCAAGCCGAATGCGCTCGATATGGCCGAGCCCGAAAACGTCGCCAAGGCGGTCAAGGAGATGGGCCTCAGTCATGTCGTAATCACCTCGGTCGATCGTGACGATCTGGAGGACGGCGGCGCCGAGCACTTCGAAAAGGTGATCTGGGCGATCCGCTCGGCTTCGCCGCCGACGACGATCGAGATCCTGACGCCCGACTTCCTGAAGAAGCCGGGGGCGCTGGAGCGCGTCGTCGCCGCCAAGCCCGACGTCTTCAACCACAACATGGAAACGGTTGCCGGCAACTATCTGACGGTTCGCCCCGGCGCCCGTTATTTCCACTCCATTCGCCTGCTGCAGCGGGTGAAGGAACTTGATCCGACCATGTTCACCAAATCCGGCATCATGGTCGGCCTCGGCGAGGAGCGCAATGAAGTGCTGCAGCTGATGGACGACCTGCGCACCGCCGATGTCGACTTCCTGACGATCGGCCAATATCTGCAGCCGACCCGCAAGCACCACAAGGTCGAAAGCTTCGTCACGCCCGACGAGTTCAAGTCCTACGAGACTGTCGCCTATAGCAAGGGCTTCCTGATGGTCGCCTCCAGCCCGCTGACCCGCTCTTCTCATCACGCCGGCGACGATTTCGCGCGGCTGAAGGCGGCGCGCGAGAAGAAGTTGCTGTTGGTAGCTGAGTAAGGTTTGGGTGCTGCCAAGTTCCGTCATGCTCGGGCTTGTCCCGAGCATCTGCAACCGATCGATAGGGCAGCAGATCCTCGGCACAAGGCCGAGGATGACGTCGAGTAGGGGGCGAGGTTAGGCAACAAACTGCCCTTAGCGGTTTTTGCCAAGGTTTTTCTTTGGGCAGCCAATGAATATCATATCCGACTTGAAATCGACGCTGGTCGAAGCCGACCGTATTCTGGTCATCGGCTGCCCCGGCAGCGGAAAGAGCACGCTTGCAAAGCGGCTCTCGCGAACGCTCGATCTTCGCTACATTTCCATGGATCGCGATTTCTACTGGCTGCCTGGCTGGCGAAAGAGGTCGCGCGAAGAGATCGACCGACTTATCGCCGAAGCCGTGGCGGAAGAACGCTGGATAATGGATGGAACCGGCCTCAATTCCTTTCATCTTCGCCTGCCGCGTGCCGAGGCCGTTATTTGGCTTCGGCCGCCAAGATATACATGCTTGTATGGTGCCGTCTCAAGAACGTTTCGCTATTTCGGCCGCAACCGTCCCGAACTGCCGCCTGGTTGTCCTGAGCGCCTCTCGCTGAATGCGCTTGCCTATATCTGGAATTTTGAGCGGGACGCCGTCCCTTTGATTAAGGTCGCATTGCGGGAACATATTGACAGCATCGCCACGCACAGCCCCGAGGTGCCGGTTCTCCAGCTAAAATCCCGCCGTCAGATGCGCGAGCTCCTTGATCTTCTGGGCCGGCCCGCTTAACTGCGCTTCATGCCGCAATTCGAAACGCACCGCTCCGTTCCGCACACGCCCGACCAGATGTTCGACCTCGTTGCCGATGTCGAGCGTTACCCGGAGTTTCTGCCGCTCTGCGAGGCGCTCGCCGTCAAGAGCCGCAAGGAGCGCGACGGCAAGGTCCTCCTCGTCGCCGACATGACGGTCGGCTATAAAGCGATCCGCGAGACTTTCACGACACAGGTTCTGTTGAACCGGGCCGAGCGAGTCATCGAGGTCAAATATATCGACGGCCCATTCAAATATCTGGAAAATCGGTGGCATTTCTCCGAAACGCCGGCCGGCGGCTGCACGATCAATTTCTTCATCGACTACGAGTTCAAGAGCCGCATTCTGGGCGCGCTGATGGGATCGATGTTCGATCGCGCCTTCCGCATGTTCACCGAAGCCTTCGAGACAAGGGCGAACAGGATCTACGCCACGCTGTGACGGACGATCTGAGCCGGCGTCAGTCGGGCAGCAGAGAATGCACCATCTCCAGCGCGGTCCTGACCGTTGCCAGCCGAACCTTGCTGCGGCCGATATCGCCATAGAGTACTTTCCGGTGGATGAGTGCGCCGGTGCGCGATTTGGCGGCAAGATGCACGAGCCCGACCGGTTTTTCCGCCGAACCGCCGCCGGGTCCTGCAATGCCGGTGACGGCGATGGCGATCGCGGCACGCGAGCGCAAGAGGGCGCCATGCGCCATCTGCCGGGCGGTCTCTTCGGAAACCGCCCCGAAGCTGAGCAGCGTTTGCTCCTGTACCCCGAGCATCTCCATCTTCGCCGTGTTCGTGTAGGTGACGAAGCCGCGGTCGACGACGGCGGACGAACCTGATATTTCGGTCAGCGCAGCGGCGATCAGCCCGCCGGTGCAGGATTCGGCAGTCGAGATCATCAGTCCGGCAGCCGTGAAGTCGCGGATGATCGCCTCTGCCGCCGAATGGATATCCTCGGGGAAAAGGCTCATCGCTTCAACGCCCGGTAGATGACGGTCGCCGTAGCTATCGCCGCGATGCCTTCGCGTCGGCCGACGAAGCCGATCTTCTCGTTAGTCGTCGCCTTGACCGAGCAGCGTTCGATATCGATGCCGAGATATTCCGACAGCCTCGCCCGCATGGCCTCGCGATGCGGGCCGATCTTCGGCGCCTCGGCGATCAGTGAGACGTCGGCGTTCATGATCGTGCCGCCGTGTTCGCGGACAATCCGGGCGGCGTGCTCGATGAAAATCCTCGAGGCCGCACCCTTCCATTGCGGGTCGGACGGCGGGAAATGATCGCCGATATCGCCGGCGCCGCAGGTGGCAAGCAGCGCGTCGGTCAGCGCATGCAGCGCGACGTCGGCATCCGAATGGCCTTTCAGCTTCTGGTCGTGCGGAATGAAGACGCCGCAGAGTGTCACGCCGTCGCCCGCTTCGAGCTGGTGCACGTCATAGCCATTGCCGGTGCGCACGTCGGGAAGCAGTGACGCCGACAGCTTGTCGTTGGCCATGGCAATATCCCTCTTGATCGTCAGCTTGACGTTATCGGCCGTACCTTCGACGATCGTGACCGGAATGCTCGCCCATTCGGCGATCGAGGCATCGTCGGTGAAATCGCTTCGCCCGCTCGCCGCCGCCTTCTCATGCGCCTCGAGAATGGTTTCGAAGGCGAAGGATTGCGGCGTCTGCGCCGCATGGAGGTGCTCGCGCGAAACCGTCGTCAGCACGGTTCCGGCACTATCGGCGCGTTTCAGCGTATCGGTTACCGGCATTGCCGGCAGCACCGCCTGCGCGCCGTTGGAAAGACGCTCTGCAATTCGGTCGAGCAGCCCATGGTCGAAGAACGGTCGCACTGCATCGTGGATCAGCACATGGCTGACATTCTTGTCCTTGAGATATCGCAGGCCGGCAAGCACGGACTGTTGCCGGGTCGGGCCGCCGTGCACCGTTTCGATCGCCGTCGCCGGGGTCATATGCCGCAAGGCTCCCGCAAACAGCGCCTCGTCATCGGGATGGATGACGACGACGATCCGGGTTGCGGCTTCCCATGTCATGAAGTTTTCAAGCGTATGGACGATAACCGGCTTGCCGCCGATCGTGCGATATTGCTTGGGACCTTCCGTTGAGGATCCGGCGCGCTCGCCGCGTCCGGCGGCCACGATGACAATTCCAGCCGATATTGGTTGCTTGGACGGCATTTGCAGCATAAATCCCCTAAATTATGCGGAATTGACCGGAGTGCTCTAACCTCTTGCTTTGGCCTTTTCCAGCATTTGCCCAAAAAATATCGATTCCGATCCGAGCCCTCTTGGCAAAGGCCTGGATCTGTGGCTAAAAATAATGCAGTTCCATTGTGTGCCTGAAAGATAATCATTTGATTTGCAAGGATCTCGCAGCGCCTTTCCGAATCGGACCTGTTTCCGTGCGGAACCGCGTTGTGCTGGCGCCGATGTCCGGCGTTACCGACATGCCCTTCCGGGAGCTCGCTTGGCGCTTCGGCGCCGGACTCGTCGTCACCGAAATGGTGGCGAGCCGCGAGCTGGTCAACGACACCGCCGAATCCTGGTCGCGCCTGAGGGCTGCCGGCTTCCGGCCGCATATGGTGCAGCTCGCCGGGCGCGAGGCGTATTGGATGGCAGAAGCGGCGAAGATCGCTGCCGATCATGGCGCCGATATCATCGACATCAACATGGGCTGTCCGGCTAAGAAGGTGATCGGCGGTTATTCCGGCTCGGCGCTGATGCGCGATCCCGATCACGCGCTCGGCCTCATCGAGGCGACGGTCAACGCCGTCGACATTCCGGTGACGCTGAAGATGCGCCTCGGCTGGGACGAGAATTCGATCAATGCGCCCGATATCGCGCGTCGCGCCGAGGCGGCTGGAATCCAGCTCGTGACCATTCATGGACGCACCCGCATGCAATTTTATGAAGGCCGCGCCGATTGGCATGCTATCCGCGCCGTCCGCGACGTGATCTCGATCCCGCTGATCGCCAATGGCGATGTCGAAACGGCCGACGACGCGCAGGAAATCTTGCGCCGCTCCGGCGCCGATGCCGTCATGATCGGCAGGGGCTGCCAGGGCAGGCCGTGGCATGCCGGCGTGCTTGCCGGAGCCGCGGAGCCGCGACGCGAAGAGATCGCCGATATCGCCGTCGAACACTACCGGATGATGCTCGATTTCTATGGCGAGGCGGTGGCGATCCGCCATGCCCGCAAGCATCTCGGCTGGTATCTCGAGCGTTTTGCCCCCGCGCTTTCCGGCAAAGACAAGGCTGACATCATGACCTCGCGCGATCCGCGCGACGTTGTCGCCCGCCTTTGCGATGCGCTTGATGCAGCTGTTGTCGACAGCCGGGAGGCGGCATGACGAAGGATACGACATCTCCGCCTGATCATCTTGGCGGAACCGTCGCCATGGCCGTGCTGAACGCCATCCAGAACCCCGTCGTCATGGTCGACGAATCCGGCTTCATCGCCTTCGCCAATTGGGAGGCAGAGGCCTTCTTCGGCGCCAGCGCCTCGCATCTGGCGCGTTACCGGATCTCGACCTTCATTCCTTTCGGCAGCCCGCTGCTGGCCCTGATCGATCAGGTGCGCGAGCGCAAGGCGCCGGTCAACGAATACCGCGTCGACTTGAGCTCGCCGCGCCTCGGCCAGGACAAGCTCGTCGATCTCTATGTCGCCCCCGTGCTCAGCGAGCCCGGCGCCGTCGTCATCGTTTTTCAGGAACGTTCGATGGCCGACAAGATCGATCGGCAGCTGACGCACCGCGCCGCCGCCCGCTCGGTCACCGGTCTCGCTTCCATGCTGGCGCACGAGATCAAGAACCCGCTCTCCGGCATCCGCGGCGCTGCCCAGTTGCTGGAACAGTCGGTGATCGACGACGACCGGGCGCTGACCCGGCTAATTTGCGACGAGACCGACCGCATCGTCTCGCTGGTCGATCGAATGGAAGTCTTTTCCGACGAACGCCCCGTCGACCGCATGCCGGTCAACATCCATTCCGTGCTCGATCACGTGAAGGCCGTCGCCAAGGCGGGCTTTGCCCGCAACCTCCGCATCACCGAGAGTTACGACCCATCGCTGCCGGCGGTCTATGCCAATCGCGACCAGCTCGTCCAGGTCTTCCTCAACCTGGTGAAGAACGCCGCCGAAGCGGTCGGGGACCGGCCGGACGGCGAGATCATGCTGACGACCGCCTATCGCCCCGGCATCCGTCTCTCGGTTGCCGGCACGCGTGAAAAGATCTCGCTGCCGCTGGAATTCTGCGTTCACGACAATGGCCCCGGCGTTCCCGCCGACCTGTTGCCGCATCTCTTCGATCCCTTCATCACCACCAAAACGAACGGCAGCGGCCTCGGCCTGGCGCTGGTCGCCAAGATTATCGGCGATCATGGCGGCATCATCGAATGCGACAGCCAGAACAGCCGCACGACATTCCGCGTTCTCATGCCGGCGTCGAAGGACGCCTCGCTTGAGGATGCTTCTTCCGTAAGCTCGACAGGACCTTCTCGATGACAGCCACGATCCTCGTTGCAGATGATGATGCGGCCATCCGCACCGTGCTCAACCAGGCTTTGAGCCGCGCCGGTTACGACGTTCGTATCACCTCCAATGCCGCAACCCTCTGGCGCTGGATTTCGGCGGGGGAGGGCGATCTGGTCGTGACCGACGTGGTGATGCCGGACGAGAACGCCTTCGACCTCTTGCCGCGGATCAAGAAGGCGCGTCCCGATCTGCCCGTCCTCGTCATGAGCGCGCAGAACACCTTCATGACCGCCATCAAGGCGTCGGAGAAGG from Rhizobium lentis carries:
- a CDS encoding SGNH/GDSL hydrolase family protein, with amino-acid sequence MTKTVLCYGDSLTWGYDAETIGRHEYKNRWPSVLQAALGSEARVIAEGLNGRTTAFDDHLADCDRNGARILPTILQTHAPLDLVILLLGTNDMKPVVAGSAFAACQGISRLVRLIRNHAWPFEFDGPEILIVAPPAICATGNVPFAASFPGGIEESAKLATLYRDLADELGCGFFDGNSVAKTTPIDGIHLDADNTRSLGRGLESIVRMMLGI
- a CDS encoding GNAT family N-acetyltransferase, with translation MTAFIALRQASRRDASELAILADIASHGFASWLWFADVANGVSDTPLERGRLKMSEEGAVGGWRDAVVAEAYGEVAGVAIGHALDEGIGDIEASIPATEPMLALQKTVVGSWFIGSLGVYSHLRGIGIGGRLLEDQIERADRRPVSLITASDNEAALSLYGRNGFVEAARADAVPLFDNSKRHAWVLMTRGAA
- the lpdA gene encoding dihydrolipoyl dehydrogenase, producing MAESYDVIIIGSGPGGYVAAIRASQLGLKTAIVEREHMGGICLNWGCIPTKALLRSAEVLDHANHFKDYGLVLDGTVKPDAKAVVGRSRAVSARLNAGVGFLMKKNKIDIIWGEATFTKPGEIVVGKSSKPVVEPQHPLPKNVKSEGTYTAKHIIIATGARPRALPGIEPDGKLIWTYFEALKPDALPKSLIVMGSGAIGIEFASFYRSMGVDVTVVEVMPTIMPVEDAEITAIARKQLEKRGLKIFTSAKVTKVEKGAGSITAHVETSDGKVQQITADRMISAVGVQGNIENLGLEALGVKTDRGCVVADGYGKTNVAGVYAIGDVAGPPMLAHKAEHEGVVCVEKIAGLPNVHPTDKGKVPGCTYCNPQVASVGLTEAKAKELGRDIRVGRFSFAANGKAIALGEDQGMVKVIFDKKTGELLGAHMVGAEVTELIQGFVVAMNLETTEEELMHTIFPHPTVSETMKEAVLDAYGRVLNA
- a CDS encoding GlsB/YeaQ/YmgE family stress response membrane protein, whose translation is MSMETQALLVFLLIGLVAGFLASLVVGGGGLIRCLLSGIIGAFVGGYLFSALGISLGIENALVVQIIHATVGAIIVVLVARAVA
- a CDS encoding GlsB/YeaQ/YmgE family stress response membrane protein yields the protein MESVGWISAIIIGGLAGWLAGKLMEARYGIFLNIVLGIVGSVVATAILAQFHVQLAGGRLGYFVTGFLGACLLIFLARLVRR
- the lipA gene encoding lipoyl synthase; this encodes MVTILDTINPDAKRVRHPEKAHRPDTEVMRKPDWIRVKAPTSKGYAETRAIVKEHKLVTVCEEAGCPNIGECWDKKHATFMIMGEICTRACAFCNVATGKPNALDMAEPENVAKAVKEMGLSHVVITSVDRDDLEDGGAEHFEKVIWAIRSASPPTTIEILTPDFLKKPGALERVVAAKPDVFNHNMETVAGNYLTVRPGARYFHSIRLLQRVKELDPTMFTKSGIMVGLGEERNEVLQLMDDLRTADVDFLTIGQYLQPTRKHHKVESFVTPDEFKSYETVAYSKGFLMVASSPLTRSSHHAGDDFARLKAAREKKLLLVAE
- a CDS encoding AAA family ATPase; amino-acid sequence: MNIISDLKSTLVEADRILVIGCPGSGKSTLAKRLSRTLDLRYISMDRDFYWLPGWRKRSREEIDRLIAEAVAEERWIMDGTGLNSFHLRLPRAEAVIWLRPPRYTCLYGAVSRTFRYFGRNRPELPPGCPERLSLNALAYIWNFERDAVPLIKVALREHIDSIATHSPEVPVLQLKSRRQMRELLDLLGRPA
- a CDS encoding type II toxin-antitoxin system RatA family toxin: MPQFETHRSVPHTPDQMFDLVADVERYPEFLPLCEALAVKSRKERDGKVLLVADMTVGYKAIRETFTTQVLLNRAERVIEVKYIDGPFKYLENRWHFSETPAGGCTINFFIDYEFKSRILGALMGSMFDRAFRMFTEAFETRANRIYATL
- a CDS encoding CinA family protein — translated: MSLFPEDIHSAAEAIIRDFTAAGLMISTAESCTGGLIAAALTEISGSSAVVDRGFVTYTNTAKMEMLGVQEQTLLSFGAVSEETARQMAHGALLRSRAAIAIAVTGIAGPGGGSAEKPVGLVHLAAKSRTGALIHRKVLYGDIGRSKVRLATVRTALEMVHSLLPD
- a CDS encoding bifunctional 2-C-methyl-D-erythritol 4-phosphate cytidylyltransferase/2-C-methyl-D-erythritol 2,4-cyclodiphosphate synthase — encoded protein: MLQMPSKQPISAGIVIVAAGRGERAGSSTEGPKQYRTIGGKPVIVHTLENFMTWEAATRIVVVIHPDDEALFAGALRHMTPATAIETVHGGPTRQQSVLAGLRYLKDKNVSHVLIHDAVRPFFDHGLLDRIAERLSNGAQAVLPAMPVTDTLKRADSAGTVLTTVSREHLHAAQTPQSFAFETILEAHEKAAASGRSDFTDDASIAEWASIPVTIVEGTADNVKLTIKRDIAMANDKLSASLLPDVRTGNGYDVHQLEAGDGVTLCGVFIPHDQKLKGHSDADVALHALTDALLATCGAGDIGDHFPPSDPQWKGAASRIFIEHAARIVREHGGTIMNADVSLIAEAPKIGPHREAMRARLSEYLGIDIERCSVKATTNEKIGFVGRREGIAAIATATVIYRALKR
- the dusB gene encoding tRNA dihydrouridine synthase DusB, with protein sequence MCLKDNHLICKDLAAPFRIGPVSVRNRVVLAPMSGVTDMPFRELAWRFGAGLVVTEMVASRELVNDTAESWSRLRAAGFRPHMVQLAGREAYWMAEAAKIAADHGADIIDINMGCPAKKVIGGYSGSALMRDPDHALGLIEATVNAVDIPVTLKMRLGWDENSINAPDIARRAEAAGIQLVTIHGRTRMQFYEGRADWHAIRAVRDVISIPLIANGDVETADDAQEILRRSGADAVMIGRGCQGRPWHAGVLAGAAEPRREEIADIAVEHYRMMLDFYGEAVAIRHARKHLGWYLERFAPALSGKDKADIMTSRDPRDVVARLCDALDAAVVDSREAA
- a CDS encoding two-component system sensor histidine kinase NtrB, with amino-acid sequence MTKDTTSPPDHLGGTVAMAVLNAIQNPVVMVDESGFIAFANWEAEAFFGASASHLARYRISTFIPFGSPLLALIDQVRERKAPVNEYRVDLSSPRLGQDKLVDLYVAPVLSEPGAVVIVFQERSMADKIDRQLTHRAAARSVTGLASMLAHEIKNPLSGIRGAAQLLEQSVIDDDRALTRLICDETDRIVSLVDRMEVFSDERPVDRMPVNIHSVLDHVKAVAKAGFARNLRITESYDPSLPAVYANRDQLVQVFLNLVKNAAEAVGDRPDGEIMLTTAYRPGIRLSVAGTREKISLPLEFCVHDNGPGVPADLLPHLFDPFITTKTNGSGLGLALVAKIIGDHGGIIECDSQNSRTTFRVLMPASKDASLEDASSVSSTGPSR